The genomic interval AGAAAAAGCCGTCGCGCCGATGTATGGCGAGGCAAAACGTTCTGGAGCGGCGATGAATTTTGCCCGGCGCCCTGTAGCTGAGAGCGGTCAGACCGCGCGGCTCGGTTTCGAAGATATCCGCCACGGCTATGGCCAGGGCGACGTCGTCAAGGGCGTGTCGCTGTCTGCCGCGCCCGGAGAGGTGCTGTGCCTGCTGGGGCCGTCCGGTTCGGGAAAAAGCACGCTTCTGCGCATCGCCGCCGGCCTTGAACAGCCGCATCACGGCCGGCTGCTGATCGATGGCGTCGAGGTGACCGGGCCGTCGACCTTCCTGCCGCCGGAGCGGCGCGGCATCGGGCTGATGTTTCAGGATTTCGCGCTGTTTCCGCATATGACGGTCGCCGACAATGTCGCCTTCGGCCTGCAGCGCCTGCCAAGAGCGTCACGGCAGGCCGCCGTCGGCGAGGCTCTCGCGCGCGTCGGGCTTTCCGGCTACCGCGACAAATATCCGCATATGCTGTCGGGCGGCGAGCAGCAACGCGTGGCGCTGGCGCGCGCCGTCGCCCCGCGCCCTTCCGTACTGTTGATGGACGAACCGTTTTCCGGCCTCGATTCGCGGCTGAAGGATCAGGTGCGCGCCGAAACGCTGGCCGTTCTGCGCGAGACCGGCGCGACCGTCATGATCGTTACGCACGACCCCGGCGAGGCGATGGGGGTGGCCGACAGGATCGCCTTGCTGAAGGACGGACATCTGGTGCAGACGGGCACGCCGCGCGCGCTGTTTTCCCGACCGGAGAGCCTGTTCGCCGCCTCTTTCTTCTCTGAAATCAATCGTTTCGAAGGAAAAGTTGAAGCGGGACGGGTTGAGATTCCTTTCGGTAGCCGGTCGGTCGCCGCCGCCATGCCGGACGGCCCTGTCACGATCGCGATCCGCCCCGGCGATATCCGTCTGAGCCAGGAGGCGACGCTTTCCGGCCAGCCGGCGGAGGTGCTCGAACGCCGCTTTCTCGGTACCCAGGAACTGTTCCGGCTGAGGATCGAGGGTACGTCGCATGTTGTCGACGCCAGCATTTCCGCCGGCGCGATCGGTGAGGGCGTGGGACGGGTTTTCATCGAAGTCGACGATCAGACTATTTTGGTATTTGAAAATCGCGAGCAAACGCCTTACACCAGAGACACCTAAGTAACAGGAGATTTGGTTATGGGTAATCTCGGTATCTGGCAGCTGCTCATCATTCTGGCGATTGTCGTGCTGCTTTTCGGCCGCGGCAAGATTCCCGAACTCATGGGCGATGTCGCCAAGGGCATCAAGAGCTTCAAGAAGGGCATTTCGGACGACGACGAAAAGCCGGCGGAGAAGGACAAGACCGTCGAGCACACTGTTGACCACAGGGCAGACGAGACCAAGCAGGGCTGATGCCGGGCAGCCGGCAACGGCTGGCCGCAGGAGAATGTGAATGCTTGACATTGGCTGGACCGAGCTTTTGGTCGTGGCGATCGTGCTGGTCGTTGTCGTTGGGCCCCGCGAACTTCCGCATGTGCTGAGGACCTTCGGCAAGACCATGACGAAGTTTCGGCGCATGGCGTCCGACTTCCGGTCACAGATGGACGATGCGCTAAAAGAGGCGGATATGGAAGACGTCTCGACGGCGATCCGGGACGTCAGAAGAATCAATCCCGCCAATCAGTTGCGCGACGCGATCAATCCATTGCGCCAGACCGCGCGGGATATCGACTCCGACCTCAGGAAATCGACCGCGCTCGACAACAAGCCTAAGCCCAAAGCCGATGGGCCGGAGCTGAAGAAGGCGTCCTATCCCACGCCCGGCACAAACCCCGATGTCTCGCCCGTCAATGCGTTCGACAAGGCGGCGGCGAAAAAGGACGAGGCTGCACCGGCGCTGGTCTCGAAGCCCCGGGACGAAAAGCTTGTCAGCCACAGGCCCGGCTTCAAGGCCGCGCCCAGGCCGGTCAAATCGAAATCGTCCGGTGGACGCAGGAGCGGGCGATGAGCGTAAAGAACGATATCGACGACAAGCCGCAGCCGCTTGTCGAGCATCTGATCGAGCTCAGAAAGCGCCTTGTCTGGTCTCTGGTGGCTTTTTTCCTTGGCTTTCTGCTCTGTTTCGCCTTCGCCAAGGATCTCTTCAACATTCTGGTTCTGCCCTATAAATGGGCGGTGATCTGGTCCGGACATGATCCGGAGAAGATGCAGCTCATTTATACCGCGCCGCAGGAATTCTTCTTCACCCAGATCAAGATATCGTTGTTTGGCGGCCTGCTTCTGGCGTTTCCGGTGATCGCCTTCCAGGTCTACAGTTTTGTTGCGCCCGGTCTTTACCGGAACGAGCGTTCGGCCTTTCTGCCGTTCCTGGTCGCATCGCCGATCCTGTTCATCCTTGGCGGCGCCATCGTCTATTTCTTCCTGATCCCGGTGGTCATGCTGTTCTTCCTTGGCATGCAGCAATCCGCGGGAGAGGGGGAGGTGGCGATCTCGCTGCTGCCGAAGGTTTCGGAATATCTCAGTCTGATCATGTCGCTGGTGCTGGCCTTTGGTCTGGTTTTCCAGCTTCCGGTGGTCACCACGCTGATGGCGCGCGTCGGACTTGTCTCGTCGCAATGGCTTGCCAAGCAGCGCAAATTCGCGATCGTGATCGCCTTCATCATCGCCGCCATCCTGACCCCGCCCGATCCGCTCTCGCAGCTCGGTCTGGCGCTGCCGACCGTGCTTCTCTACGAGGTCGCGATCTATGCGGCGCGGATTGTCGAGCGCAAGCGCGTCGAAGCGGCGGAGGAAGACAGCGCTTCGGAAGAGGACGAGGCTTAAGACACCTCGGACAGAGGGTGAGCCCGCGCCGCGGGCCGTCCCGTCCCCCTTTTTGGTTACATCCCTTCGAAGGAAAGAGTCCCCTCTGTTGCACCAGCGTTGGGAGCATTGCCGTCTTTGGCGGGGGCTATCGCAATTCATTATCGTGCAGCGTCGCAGAGCCCGCTTTATCTCGGCGGTCGGGATGGCGGCAGCGTGCCTCCTCGACGCAGACCTCTTTCAACGCCATGGAGCGAAGGCATTTACCCATCGTGCCTGATCATCTCAAGATTGCGCTATCATAGTTACTTTTAGTTACGTCTCGTAACGCAATATAACTAAGTAACAATGTTAAAATTCGTCAATAGTCCATTTTTTATTTGATATTTTTGACTTAGTATTATTTACTTCTCTTGGCGGGTATCCATTGGTTGTTCGATTGGAAGTCGTGAGTCTGGGTGACGATGACTGGCCGGCTTCGCGAATGTCGGACAGACTTCGCAGCCGGATGCCAAATCCGTGTCCGCTAGCTGTGGCCGTTTGAAAACTGAATTCTATGGAGAGCAGAAATGGCAAACGAGAACATCAAATCGCCGATGGGCGCAGATGAAGCTGAAATCAAGGAATTGGGCTCCGAGGAACTGCAGGCGGCTTCCGGCGGCTCGATGCTCATGCCCGGCATTGCCCTGCCCGATGGTTTGGCGAACGCTGTGGCAAATGGTGTCGAAGATGTTGGCGCGACGGTCAAGAATGTAGTCGAAACTGGCGCCGCGGATGTCGCTAAAGCAGCGGATTGGGTTGGCGATGCGGCGTCCAAGGCCGGATCGGCGCTTGAGACCGGTGTCAAGGATGTCGCCAAGGGCATCTGGGACGCCTCTGCCGACTGGTGCTGATGAGATAAAGCAGACCATTGATAATTCCGTCACGCTTGCCGACATTCCATTAAGTCATTGGATTTGTTGGTATTTCTGTGGAGGATATCGGAGATTCAATCGCCGACCATGAGAAGAAAACCCAGTGGGCTTCTGATAGATCGCTGCGCGATGAACGACGGCAAAGGCGATCACGTGGCAAGCAATGCGACACTTTTCTATGAAGGAGTTAGGATGACAAACGAAGGTAAAAAACTGGCCGGTCCGGAGACCGACGATACCGAGCTCCAGGAGCTCGGCCCGGAGAACCTCCAAAGTGTCTCTGGCGGAGGTTTTTTCGGTGATGCCTTGAGTGATCTTGAACAGGGTGCCGAAGATGTCGGTCATGCGGCTGCGACGGCGGGCAAATGGGTTAAGAACGAAGCCGAGAAGCATCCTTACGTTGCTGCTGGGATTGGGGCTGTTGGCATTGCGGCTGTCGGCGGCGTCGCATATTTGCTTGCAGACGCAGGCGAAGATGCGGCGGCCGACGTGGCGCTGAAGCCCAACGGACTTTCCTTTAAAGACAACATGCGCGATATGTTCGACGAATCCGACTGACCGCACAGCTGGTCGCGTTGGACCATCGTCGCCGAAGGGTAAGCCGACGAAGGTCGGAAATAGAGGGGTCCTAAGCTCGAAAAAATGGAACTAAGAAACTTGCTCAGGGAAATGAAGTATGTCGCCGGCGATGAGGTGTCCGAACAGGCTTTCAACAAGCTGACCGCCGTCGGTCCAAGCCATATAAGCCGGTGATTGCGTCGAGCGGTTTGAGTATCGCCGCTCCACGTCGGATGATGATCGAGGCCGGAAACGGGGTTGCGTGAAGAATGTCGGGTCGTGTGTTTCCTTTCTTAATAAATCCAATCTGACGGAAGGTTGTCTTATGAAAGCTTCTGCAAACGGCATTTGTCCAGCCAAGTCGGACGAAACGAACATGGATGAGCTCAATCAAGAGGAGCTGCAAGTCGTCGCTGGTGGCGGTGTCTTTGGCGATGTTTGGGACGGAATTAAAACAGGGGCGGACGATGTCGGTAGCGCCGCTTCTTCCGCATATAACTGGACCAAGAGCGAGGCTGAAGCGCATCCTGATATCGCCAAGGGGATCGCAATTGCGGGGTCGATGGCAGTAGGCGTCGCAGCAGGTGGCGCTATCGCTGAAGCGATTAGTGCTGGTGCGGAAGCCGATGCCGAGAAGGCGGGATTTTTAAGGGCGGCCAAGCGGGTCGCGGATGTCTTGAGGGATGATCCCGACTATGACTAAATCGCCACTCAGGTCGCCGGATTGGGCGACTTGGGCGAAAGCTGCTTACGGCTGAAGAAGCTCTTTTCTGAAAGAGACGTTCCTCCAGTGAAAAGTGCCCAGGGGCGAATGGAGGGCCTGACTAGCGTAGACTTCCAGAATGGAAGTCGCCGGGAGCGACTTAATTGGCGATGGTGAAGACAGACGTTAAGGGCGACCATCCTGGTAGGTGACTAAAGATCTAACAAGCGGTACTGGGCTGCCAGCCAGCAAGACTCTAAAGATCGTTCTCGGCAGTTTTCTCGAACGCCAACATTCGCAGGAGCGGATCCCGCTCCGCGAGCGACGGATTAGTTCTGAACGCAGCGAAATGCAGGCTGGGCGGTTTTTCGGACGTGGAAATCGAGCACCGTAACATCGTGCTCCAAGAATATCGAAAGTGCGCCAAGTTCATGTCCAATCCCGAAGAGCCCCGCAAGCAGGTCTATCGCGAATCCGCTCTCAAACATCTCCAGACCCCTGAAAGCACTGACAGTCTGATGCGTGTCGTCGGCCCGAGCGGCTGGGTCGTGGCGATCGCGATCGCGCTCGTCTTCTGCGGCGCGATCTACTGGAGCATTTTCGGCACGGTGACGACCTTTGTGCAGGGCAAGGGCATTCTCGGTCCGGCCTATGGCGAGACCCGCGACTTTGTGGCGACCCATTCCGGCATATTGCGCTCGCTGCCGGTTCAACTCGGCGATACGGTCGAAAAGGGCGAGCTTCTGGCATCCATCGAAATCGTCTCCGTGGCCGAGGACAAGCGCGAGGCAGAACGGACGCTGCGCTCGCTGAAGACAGAGCAGGACCTGCTGGAAACCTACTGGAACAACCTGCTGCCGCAACAGATGGCCGACCTCAAGCAGAAGGAAGAGGATCTGGAGCGCCAGATCGCGTGGGACGAGCAGCAGCTCGACAGCCGGAAGAAAATTCTGGAGGGCTTCGAACAGGCCAGCAGCGATGGCGCGATAACGCCGCTGAGGCTTGAACAGGCCCGGGACTCATTCATTGAGGCATCCGCAAATCTGGATGGGAACAAATTCGACAAGGAACAGCTCGCGGCCAAGCGGCTCGAGCTTGAAAACCAGAAGACCACGGCGTTTCAGGCGATGAGCGACCGGCTGCTGAAGGCCCAGGAAAACCTCGCCGATCTCGAAGACACGCTCGATAGCGGCGGAAAGGTGTTGTCCGACATGTCCGGGCGGGTCATTGCGGTCGACGCCAGCATCGGCTCCTTTGTGCAGCCGGGATCCCCCATCGTGACGGTTCAGCCCGTCAACACCGATATCGAAGGGGTGTTTTTCGCCAACCCCCTGCACGGAAAGAAAGTCCTGGCGGGGATGGAAGTCAATGTTTCGCCATCCACCGTTGAGGCCTCCCGTTTCGGCACGATCCGCGGAAAGGTCGTCTGGGTCAGCGAAGACCCGCAAAGCGACACCGCCGTCGCGCGTCAGCTCGGCAACGAAACGCTGGCCAAGGCGCTTGCCGGCAGCGAACCCCCGATCGCCTTCGGCGTGCAACTGGAAAAGGACGCGGCCTCGCCCTCCGGATTGAAATGGACTTCGGGGCACGGCCCGAACATGAAGGTCCGGACCGGCACGCTGGCCGATGCCGATGTCGCCGTGGAGCAGGTTCCGCCGATCGTTCTGGTGATACCCGCGATCCGCCGCGTCCTCGGTCTCGATCAATGACTGGCGGAGCGCGGGCATGACGAAACGGTTTTCGGCGCTGAGACCGGGAAGGATCTTTCGCAACGCAAAAACGCCGACCATCCTGCAGATGGAGGCGGTCGAATGCGGGGCTGCCTGTCTTGCCATGGTGCTGGCCCATCACGGCCGATGGGTCGCCCTTGAAAGGATGAGGCTCGAATGCGGCGTGTCGCGAAATGGCTCGAACGCCTGGAGCCTGATCGAGGCCGCCAGACGCTTCGGCTGCGAGGCAAAAGGCTTCAAGGTCGGACTGGAGAGACTGCGCGAGGTAACGCTGCCTGCCATCATCTTCTGGCGCTTCAATCACTTCGTCGTGCTGGAAAAGATCGACCGCAAGGGCGCCCAGATCAATGACCCGGCGCAGGGGCGCAGGCGCGTCGCCTGGTCGGAGATGGATAGGGATTTCACGGGCATCGTGGTGACCGTCGAGCCCGGGCCGGATTTTAAGACCGGCGGCGAGAAGCCATCGGTCCTGCGCGAGTTGAGGCAGCTTTCGCGCGGCACGGCAGGACCCTTCGCCTTCATATTGCTGGTAACGCTCCTGATGGTCATACCCGGCATCGTGATACCGGCGCTCAGCAAGATCTATGTCGATGGCTTCCTTGTCGGCGGACAGGAGGACTGGGTCCGGCCGCTGCTTGCGGCCTATGTCGTGGCCGGCGGGCTGAGCTTGCTTCTGAGCTGGCTGCAGAAGCATTACCTGATGCGGTTTTCGGCCAGGGTCAGCATCGACATGACGCGCAAGGTGCTGTGGCGGCTGCTGCACCTGCCCATGGACTTTTTCAGCCAGCGTTTTGCCGGGGATATTTCGAGCCGGCTCGGATCCGCCGGCCGGGTTGCGTCGATGATCTCCGGGCCGCTGGCGTTCAGCATCGTCGGCATGATCTCGGTTGTCGTCTATGGCGCTCTGATGTTTTCCTACAGTGTGCCGCTGGCCTCGCTCGTCGTCGCCATGGCCGTCATCAACCTGATCATGGCGCGGGTCGTCTGGCTGCGGCTTGAAAACGCGCGCCATCTTCTGGCCAAGAACGGGGCGGAGCAGGCCTCGGCGATCATGAGCGGCCTCTCGGCGATCGAGACGGTCAAGGCCGCCGGGCTCGAGGACGATCTGTTTTCCCGCTGGGGCGGCCTCCAGGCCCAGCTCGTCTCGCTGTCGCAGACCATCGGGCGGCAGAACAACCTGCTCGGCCTGCTGCCGGGGACCCTTTCAGCGTTGGGGCATATCGCGATTCTCAGCCTCGGCGCCCTGTTCGTTCTGGACGGTCGGCTGACCGTGGGCGACCTCGTCGCGTTTCAGGTTCTGGTCGGCAGTTTCACCGGGCCGATTTCGGGGCTCGTGGGACTGGGTTCGTCATTGCAGACCACGCAGGTCGACCTCAACCGTCTCGATGACGTCATCAATTACGGTTCCGCCGAGCCGGCAGGGGCCGCGGCGCGGCCGCAGGCCGCCACCGCCGCGGTAAGGCTCGTCGGCAAGGTCGAGCTTCGCAATGTCACCTTCGGATACAGCCGGCTTGAAAAGCCGCTGCTCGACGATTTCTCGCTGCTGCTGCAGCCGGGCATGCGCATCGCGCTCGTCGGCGCCAGCGGCTCGGGAAAATCGACCGTCGGCAAGCTGGTTGCCGGGCTTTACCGGCCATGGCAGGGCGAAATTTTCTTCGATGACATCCCCCTGCAACAGATCGACCGTCTGACGCTGACCTCGTCGCTCGGCGTGGTCAGCCAGGATATCAATGTCTTCAGCGGGACATTGCGGGACAATATCACGCTCTGGGATACATCGATCCCCGAACCTGCGATCAGCCGCGCGGTCGCCGATGCCTGCCTCGATCAATTGCCGCTGGTGCGCGAGCAGGGGATCGATGCCGCCTTGTCGGAAGCAGGGCGCAATCTCAGCGGCGGCGAACGCCAACGGCTCGAGATTGCCCGCGCTCTGGCGCGCGATCCGTCGGTGCTGATCATGGACGAGGCGACGTCGGCGCTCGACCCCGTCACCGAGCAGACCGTCGACATGAACCTTAGACGGCGCGGCTGCGCCTGCCTGATCGTCGCCCAGCGGCTCTCGACCATCCGCGACAGCGACGAGATCATCGTTCTCGATCAGGGCCGGATCGTCCAGCGCGGCACACATGATCGATTGATAGCTGAGCCGGACGGGCACTATGCCCGCCTTGTGGCCGCTCACTGAGAAGCAGACCGGATGACCGACAGCCAGCAAACAGACCTGCCAACGGCGCTTCGCAAGGCCCGCGACGCCGCCCGGATGCCGCGTGCCATCCCGCTCAATGAGGTTGATGGCGTCTTCGTTGTCGAAGAGGGCGCTGCCGACGTGTTCGCGGTCGACCCCGATACGCAGATCTACGGCCCCCTGCATCATCTCATGCGCCTCGCCGGCGGCGACGCATTCACCGGGCTGGCCGATGTCGTCTGGGAAGGAGGCGCGCCCGATATCATCGTTGTCCCCGCACCCGGCTGCCGCCTCGCCGCCACCGAAGAAGGGCCGTCCGGCGCTGGCGTCGACGCCTGGATCGGCCGCCTGCTGGCTGCCTGCCCATCCGCCCTGCCGCCACGCGGCATCGCGCCGTTGCGCGCCGGGCAGCATGTCTCGATACCGGAAGGAGCGGCGGTCTGCGCCGCCGGCGCATTGCTCTGGCTTGAGACGGATGGCGTTCTCAAGTCAGGCGACGGGCGCGAGCTCGGGCCGGGTCTGGCGCCGCTGACGGCGGATTTCTGGGTCCAGGCGCAGGCCCCGGTCACGGCGCGGGTCCATGATAGCGCAGCCCTTGCCGAGGCGGGATGGCTGCAACGCGGGCGGGCGGAAGCGCTGCGTGTCGCGCTCGCAGGCATCGCAACGATGCTGGCCACAAATCGTCTTGTCGGCCGGGACGATGTCGGGCGTCGCGACCAGGCGGCAGAGCTGCGCCTGAAGGCCGCCTCCGGCGAGGTGGCGGCGCTTCTCGATCACCGGGCGAAACAGCCAGCGGGCACGCTGGAGCCCGATGCGCTGGCGCGCTGCGCGGCGCGCGTGGCGGCGGCGGATGGTATCCGGCTGAAGGCCCAACGGTCTCTTGTTAAAGGGGAGCGCGGCGAGGCGATCGCGGCGATCGCCCGGGCCAACCATGTGCGCTGCAGGCGCGCCCGGCTGCCGGAGGAATGGTGGCGCGGCGACCACGGCGCGTTCCTGGCCTTTACCGAAAGCGGCGAACCCGCCTGCCTCATTCCCGGCCGCTTCGGTTATCGCCATATCGATTCCGAGGGCCGCGAGCGCAAGGTCGGCAGGCAGTTTGCCGAAACGCTCGCGCCGGAAGCCTATATCTTCTATCGACCGCTGCCGGACGGCAAGGTGACGTCGCGCATGCTGCTCGGCTTCGTGTTCCGCAACAATGTCCGGGCTTTCGCCACCATCCTGATCGCGTCGGCCTGCGCGGCGCTGCTGGCGCTGCTCACGCCGCTGGTGTCCGGCCATATCTTCGATACGATCATCCCGAAAGCCGAATATGACCAGTTGCGCCAGGTCACCATCGTTCTGGTGGCGGCGGCGTTCGCCACGCTCGGCTTCGGCACGGCGCGCGCGCTGACGCAATTGCGGATGCGCGGCCGGATCGACGCGGTGGTGCAGAGCGCGGTCTGGGACCGGCTGCTGCGCCTGCCGGCCTCCTTCTTCCAGCAATACGAGGTCGGCGATCTCGCGAACCGCGCATCCGGGATCAACGCGCTCAGCCGGGCACTCAGTGGCTCGACCCTTTCGGTCCTGTTCAGCGGTTTGTTCTCCACCGTCAGCCTGGCGATGATGTTCTATTATCAGCCCATGCTCGCCGGCATTGCCGTGGGCTTCGTGGTGTTCGTCATTCTGATCAGTTCGGCTTTTGCCTATCTGCAATTGCTATACCAGCGCGAACAATACGAACTGCGCGGAAAACTGTCCGCCAGAACCTTCCAGTTCGTATCCGGCATTGCTACGCTGAAGGTCAACGGTGCGGAACGGCTGGCATTTGCCGACTGGACCGAACGCTTTGCCCGCGACATGCATTTCCGGCTGCGCTCCAACGTGCTGTCCTACAGCGAGGGGCTGCTGACGAGCGGGGTTCTCATCGTCTTCCATATCGTCGCGCTGGCGGTGTTCGCCTTTTATGTCGAGGACGTGTCGACCGGAACCTTCATCGCGTTCAACACGGCCTTCGGGCAGTTTTACGGCGGGCTCTCCGGCTTTGCCGGCGCGTTCGTCACGCTGATGTCGCTGAAGCCGCTCTATGAACGCACCGAGCCCATTCTGGCGGGTGAACCGGAGGTTTCGGGCGCTAAAATAGACCCCGGCGAGTTGAGCGGCCGGATCGTCATCGCCCATGCCAGCTTCGCCTATGAGGCGGCCGACCGGCCGATCCTCGACGATGTGAGCCTGGATATCCGGCCCGGCGAGTTCGTGGCGGTCGTGGGGCCGTCGGGCAGCGGCAAGTCGACGCTGCTGCGCTTGCTGCTGGGCTTCGCGACGCCCCAAAAGGGCGGCGTTGCCTATGACGGTCATGATCTTGAAAAGGTCGATCCCG from Martelella mediterranea DSM 17316 carries:
- a CDS encoding NHLP bacteriocin system secretion protein; this translates as MSNPEEPRKQVYRESALKHLQTPESTDSLMRVVGPSGWVVAIAIALVFCGAIYWSIFGTVTTFVQGKGILGPAYGETRDFVATHSGILRSLPVQLGDTVEKGELLASIEIVSVAEDKREAERTLRSLKTEQDLLETYWNNLLPQQMADLKQKEEDLERQIAWDEQQLDSRKKILEGFEQASSDGAITPLRLEQARDSFIEASANLDGNKFDKEQLAAKRLELENQKTTAFQAMSDRLLKAQENLADLEDTLDSGGKVLSDMSGRVIAVDASIGSFVQPGSPIVTVQPVNTDIEGVFFANPLHGKKVLAGMEVNVSPSTVEASRFGTIRGKVVWVSEDPQSDTAVARQLGNETLAKALAGSEPPIAFGVQLEKDAASPSGLKWTSGHGPNMKVRTGTLADADVAVEQVPPIVLVIPAIRRVLGLDQ
- the tatB gene encoding Sec-independent protein translocase protein TatB; this translates as MLDIGWTELLVVAIVLVVVVGPRELPHVLRTFGKTMTKFRRMASDFRSQMDDALKEADMEDVSTAIRDVRRINPANQLRDAINPLRQTARDIDSDLRKSTALDNKPKPKADGPELKKASYPTPGTNPDVSPVNAFDKAAAKKDEAAPALVSKPRDEKLVSHRPGFKAAPRPVKSKSSGGRRSGR
- a CDS encoding NHLP bacteriocin export ABC transporter permease/ATPase subunit, translated to MTDSQQTDLPTALRKARDAARMPRAIPLNEVDGVFVVEEGAADVFAVDPDTQIYGPLHHLMRLAGGDAFTGLADVVWEGGAPDIIVVPAPGCRLAATEEGPSGAGVDAWIGRLLAACPSALPPRGIAPLRAGQHVSIPEGAAVCAAGALLWLETDGVLKSGDGRELGPGLAPLTADFWVQAQAPVTARVHDSAALAEAGWLQRGRAEALRVALAGIATMLATNRLVGRDDVGRRDQAAELRLKAASGEVAALLDHRAKQPAGTLEPDALARCAARVAAADGIRLKAQRSLVKGERGEAIAAIARANHVRCRRARLPEEWWRGDHGAFLAFTESGEPACLIPGRFGYRHIDSEGRERKVGRQFAETLAPEAYIFYRPLPDGKVTSRMLLGFVFRNNVRAFATILIASACAALLALLTPLVSGHIFDTIIPKAEYDQLRQVTIVLVAAAFATLGFGTARALTQLRMRGRIDAVVQSAVWDRLLRLPASFFQQYEVGDLANRASGINALSRALSGSTLSVLFSGLFSTVSLAMMFYYQPMLAGIAVGFVVFVILISSAFAYLQLLYQREQYELRGKLSARTFQFVSGIATLKVNGAERLAFADWTERFARDMHFRLRSNVLSYSEGLLTSGVLIVFHIVALAVFAFYVEDVSTGTFIAFNTAFGQFYGGLSGFAGAFVTLMSLKPLYERTEPILAGEPEVSGAKIDPGELSGRIVIAHASFAYEAADRPILDDVSLDIRPGEFVAVVGPSGSGKSTLLRLLLGFATPQKGGVAYDGHDLEKVDPAALRRQIGVVLQDGKLLTGSIRDNITANGIYTEADIWQAVRDSGLERDIRAMPMGLQTPVGEGAATFSGGQKQRLLIARALVRKPRIVLFDEATSALDNVTQAEVSAALERMKATRIIIAHRLSTIRHADRIHVLENGRIVESGSFDELLARDGAFTALANRQLA
- a CDS encoding twin-arginine translocase TatA/TatE family subunit, which codes for MGNLGIWQLLIILAIVVLLFGRGKIPELMGDVAKGIKSFKKGISDDDEKPAEKDKTVEHTVDHRADETKQG
- a CDS encoding ABC transporter ATP-binding protein, producing MNFARRPVAESGQTARLGFEDIRHGYGQGDVVKGVSLSAAPGEVLCLLGPSGSGKSTLLRIAAGLEQPHHGRLLIDGVEVTGPSTFLPPERRGIGLMFQDFALFPHMTVADNVAFGLQRLPRASRQAAVGEALARVGLSGYRDKYPHMLSGGEQQRVALARAVAPRPSVLLMDEPFSGLDSRLKDQVRAETLAVLRETGATVMIVTHDPGEAMGVADRIALLKDGHLVQTGTPRALFSRPESLFAASFFSEINRFEGKVEAGRVEIPFGSRSVAAAMPDGPVTIAIRPGDIRLSQEATLSGQPAEVLERRFLGTQELFRLRIEGTSHVVDASISAGAIGEGVGRVFIEVDDQTILVFENREQTPYTRDT
- the tatC gene encoding twin-arginine translocase subunit TatC, with the protein product MSVKNDIDDKPQPLVEHLIELRKRLVWSLVAFFLGFLLCFAFAKDLFNILVLPYKWAVIWSGHDPEKMQLIYTAPQEFFFTQIKISLFGGLLLAFPVIAFQVYSFVAPGLYRNERSAFLPFLVASPILFILGGAIVYFFLIPVVMLFFLGMQQSAGEGEVAISLLPKVSEYLSLIMSLVLAFGLVFQLPVVTTLMARVGLVSSQWLAKQRKFAIVIAFIIAAILTPPDPLSQLGLALPTVLLYEVAIYAARIVERKRVEAAEEDSASEEDEA
- a CDS encoding NHLP family bacteriocin export ABC transporter peptidase/permease/ATPase subunit produces the protein MTKRFSALRPGRIFRNAKTPTILQMEAVECGAACLAMVLAHHGRWVALERMRLECGVSRNGSNAWSLIEAARRFGCEAKGFKVGLERLREVTLPAIIFWRFNHFVVLEKIDRKGAQINDPAQGRRRVAWSEMDRDFTGIVVTVEPGPDFKTGGEKPSVLRELRQLSRGTAGPFAFILLVTLLMVIPGIVIPALSKIYVDGFLVGGQEDWVRPLLAAYVVAGGLSLLLSWLQKHYLMRFSARVSIDMTRKVLWRLLHLPMDFFSQRFAGDISSRLGSAGRVASMISGPLAFSIVGMISVVVYGALMFSYSVPLASLVVAMAVINLIMARVVWLRLENARHLLAKNGAEQASAIMSGLSAIETVKAAGLEDDLFSRWGGLQAQLVSLSQTIGRQNNLLGLLPGTLSALGHIAILSLGALFVLDGRLTVGDLVAFQVLVGSFTGPISGLVGLGSSLQTTQVDLNRLDDVINYGSAEPAGAAARPQAATAAVRLVGKVELRNVTFGYSRLEKPLLDDFSLLLQPGMRIALVGASGSGKSTVGKLVAGLYRPWQGEIFFDDIPLQQIDRLTLTSSLGVVSQDINVFSGTLRDNITLWDTSIPEPAISRAVADACLDQLPLVREQGIDAALSEAGRNLSGGERQRLEIARALARDPSVLIMDEATSALDPVTEQTVDMNLRRRGCACLIVAQRLSTIRDSDEIIVLDQGRIVQRGTHDRLIAEPDGHYARLVAAH